A single genomic interval of Mycolicibacterium holsaticum DSM 44478 = JCM 12374 harbors:
- a CDS encoding SDR family oxidoreductase, translating to MSLAGRTVLVTGGGTGIGKGVAAAVVAAGGNAMLVGRNADRLAAAAEELSADRTGAVRYEPADVTNEDEVARVVEAATAWTGRLYGVVHCAGGSETIGPITQIDSEAWRRTVDLNVNGSMYVLKHSAREMVRGGGGSFVGISSIAASNTHRWFGAYGVSKSAVDHLMMLAADELGPSWVRVNCIRPGLIRTELVEPILSSPEISADYASCTPLPRVGEVDDIANAAVFLLGDASAWITGQVINVDGGHGLRRGPDMSSMLEPLFGADGLRGVVS from the coding sequence GTGTCATTGGCGGGTCGAACAGTACTGGTCACCGGTGGTGGCACCGGGATCGGCAAGGGTGTGGCCGCCGCGGTGGTAGCGGCGGGCGGTAACGCGATGCTCGTCGGCCGCAACGCCGACCGGTTGGCCGCCGCGGCCGAGGAACTCTCCGCCGACCGCACCGGTGCGGTGCGCTACGAACCCGCCGACGTCACCAACGAGGACGAAGTGGCCCGCGTGGTGGAGGCCGCCACGGCATGGACCGGGCGACTGTATGGCGTCGTGCACTGCGCCGGCGGCAGCGAGACGATCGGCCCGATCACCCAGATCGACTCCGAGGCGTGGCGGCGCACGGTGGACCTCAACGTCAACGGCAGCATGTATGTGCTCAAGCACTCGGCGCGGGAGATGGTGCGCGGCGGCGGCGGGTCGTTCGTCGGCATCTCGTCGATCGCGGCCAGCAACACCCACCGGTGGTTCGGCGCCTACGGCGTGAGCAAGTCCGCGGTGGACCATCTGATGATGCTGGCCGCCGACGAACTCGGCCCGTCGTGGGTGCGGGTCAACTGCATCCGGCCCGGCCTGATCCGGACCGAGCTGGTCGAGCCCATCTTGAGCTCGCCGGAGATCAGCGCCGATTACGCCTCGTGTACGCCGTTGCCGCGCGTGGGTGAGGTCGACGACATCGCGAACGCGGCGGTGTTTCTGCTCGGCGACGCGTCGGCTTGGATCACCGGGCAGGTGATCAACGTCGACGGCGGTCACGGCCTGCGGCGCGGACCGGACATGTCATCGATGCTCGAACCGCTGTTCGGCGCCGACGGCCTGCGCGGCGTCGTTTCCTAA
- a CDS encoding (2Fe-2S)-binding protein, producing the protein MHELPVEMTVNGRTYRAVVEPRLTLADFLREKCGLTGTHLGCEHGACGACTVLVDGDAVRSCLIFAVQAEDTEVTTVEGIAGPDGELSPVQAALKECHGLQCGFCTPGFVTSITALLRENPKPTDEEIREGLSGNFCRCTGYQGIVNAVHRAAEMT; encoded by the coding sequence ATGCATGAGCTGCCGGTCGAAATGACGGTCAACGGCCGCACCTACCGTGCGGTGGTGGAACCGCGCCTGACGCTCGCGGACTTCCTGCGCGAAAAGTGCGGTCTGACAGGCACGCATCTGGGCTGTGAACACGGCGCGTGTGGTGCGTGCACGGTACTTGTCGACGGTGACGCGGTCCGGTCGTGCCTGATCTTCGCCGTACAGGCCGAGGACACCGAGGTGACCACCGTCGAGGGCATCGCGGGCCCGGACGGTGAACTGTCACCGGTGCAGGCGGCGCTGAAGGAATGCCATGGACTGCAATGCGGTTTCTGCACTCCGGGTTTCGTCACGAGCATCACCGCGCTGCTGCGCGAGAACCCCAAGCCCACCGACGAGGAGATCCGGGAAGGGTTGTCGGGCAACTTCTGTCGGTGCACCGGGTATCAGGGCATCGTCAACGCCGTACACCGCGCCGCGGAGATGACCTAG
- a CDS encoding FAD binding domain-containing protein, translated as MKPAPFAYHRPASVTEAVELLTEYGDDAKVLAGGQSLVPMLAMRLTHFENLIDISRIEELRGIDLVDGAVRIGAGTPHAYVGMDDEVAESVPLLTLATPHIGHFQIRTRGTLGGAIAHADPAAEYAAVAVALDARMDVTSSQGSREIAARDFFTGLWETSLRPAEILTAVHFPVWGARSGFAMEEFVRRHGDFAIAGAAVAVELDDADRVTRCGIGLLGLGSTPLRGTPAEQAITGRPVGDISVDEIGELALSGIDDIPSDLQGSAAYRAKIGATMVARALSTAITEATNA; from the coding sequence ATGAAGCCCGCCCCGTTCGCCTACCACCGCCCCGCCTCGGTAACGGAGGCGGTGGAGTTGCTCACCGAGTACGGCGACGACGCGAAAGTCCTTGCCGGCGGCCAGAGCCTGGTGCCGATGCTGGCGATGCGGCTCACCCACTTCGAGAACCTCATCGACATCTCCAGGATCGAGGAGCTTCGCGGTATCGACCTGGTCGACGGCGCGGTGCGCATCGGGGCCGGCACACCGCACGCGTATGTCGGAATGGATGACGAAGTGGCGGAATCGGTTCCGCTGCTGACCTTGGCCACGCCACACATCGGCCACTTCCAGATCCGGACCAGGGGAACGCTTGGCGGGGCCATCGCGCACGCCGATCCCGCGGCCGAGTACGCGGCGGTGGCGGTGGCGCTGGACGCCCGGATGGACGTCACGTCGTCGCAGGGATCCCGCGAAATCGCCGCCAGGGACTTCTTCACCGGCCTGTGGGAGACGTCGCTGCGGCCCGCAGAGATTCTGACCGCCGTGCACTTCCCGGTCTGGGGCGCTCGCTCAGGTTTCGCGATGGAGGAGTTCGTGCGCAGGCACGGTGACTTCGCCATCGCGGGCGCGGCCGTCGCCGTCGAGCTCGATGACGCGGACCGGGTAACCCGCTGCGGCATCGGGCTGTTGGGCCTCGGTTCGACCCCGTTGCGCGGGACACCCGCCGAACAGGCCATCACCGGCCGGCCGGTCGGTGATATCAGCGTCGACGAGATCGGTGAACTAGCCCTCTCCGGTATCGACGACATCCCATCCGACCTGCAGGGGTCGGCCGCGTACCGAGCCAAGATCGGCGCCACGATGGTGGCGCGCGCCCTCTCGACTGCCATCACGGAGGCAACCAATGCATGA
- a CDS encoding SRPBCC family protein translates to MELNNEFRVAVPAAKTWEFLTDVERVAPCLPGATLLSVDGDEFTGKVKVKVGPITVSYQGEAAFAEKDAAAQRMVLKANGKETRGNGNVAAVITAQLKDDGDATSVLINTDLTISGKAAQFGRGVLADVAGHLIGQFANSLESELLGGPAPAPQAPATETPSATTGAGRDDVIDSVALVKAVAPSVAKRYAPVAAGLAMGVVIGFLVGRRRRHTAPADDLQALLARLVS, encoded by the coding sequence ATGGAACTGAACAACGAGTTCCGCGTCGCGGTACCCGCCGCGAAGACGTGGGAGTTCCTCACCGACGTCGAACGCGTTGCGCCGTGCCTGCCGGGCGCGACCCTGCTTTCCGTCGACGGCGACGAGTTCACCGGAAAGGTCAAGGTCAAGGTCGGCCCGATCACCGTGTCGTATCAGGGCGAAGCGGCTTTCGCCGAAAAGGACGCGGCGGCACAGCGGATGGTGCTGAAGGCCAACGGCAAGGAAACCCGAGGCAACGGCAACGTCGCGGCCGTCATCACCGCACAGCTCAAGGACGACGGGGACGCGACCAGCGTGCTCATCAACACCGACCTGACCATCTCAGGCAAGGCCGCGCAGTTCGGTCGCGGCGTGCTCGCCGACGTGGCCGGGCACCTGATCGGACAGTTCGCGAACAGCCTGGAGTCCGAATTGCTCGGTGGTCCCGCACCTGCTCCGCAGGCACCCGCTACCGAAACCCCGAGCGCCACAACGGGTGCCGGCCGCGACGATGTCATCGATTCGGTGGCCCTGGTGAAGGCCGTCGCGCCGTCGGTGGCCAAGCGGTACGCACCGGTGGCCGCCGGGCTGGCGATGGGTGTGGTGATCGGCTTCCTCGTCGGCCGTCGCCGCAGGCACACCGCCCCCGCGGATGATCTGCAGGCCCTGTTGGCCAGGCTGGTCTCATGA